One window from the genome of Deinococcus sp. NW-56 encodes:
- a CDS encoding DsbA family oxidoreductase has translation MTAFTPSSPDKLRVDIWSDIACPWCYVGKRRFEAALANFPQRDQVEVVWHSFELDPAVAARPGQSMRAILAGKYGRSEAQAQQMLDAMTQTAAEEGLDYHFGDLQPTNTFQAHQVIHLAAERGQGDAMKERLLRAYFTEGEFLGDPEVLVRLAAEVGLDADEVRAALASGEHASAVRQDEAQARALGINGVPFFVLGGKYGVSGAQSPDVLRSALEQVWAETHPAPLTLLAQDAPAEGCEGDACAVPGTANQT, from the coding sequence ATGACAGCTTTCACTCCCTCCTCTCCGGACAAGCTGCGGGTGGACATCTGGTCGGACATCGCCTGCCCGTGGTGCTACGTCGGCAAGCGGCGCTTCGAGGCGGCCCTCGCGAACTTCCCCCAGCGCGATCAGGTCGAGGTCGTGTGGCACTCCTTTGAACTGGACCCTGCGGTGGCCGCGCGGCCCGGTCAGTCCATGCGTGCGATTCTGGCGGGCAAGTACGGCCGCAGCGAGGCGCAGGCCCAGCAGATGCTCGACGCCATGACTCAGACGGCGGCGGAGGAGGGGCTGGACTACCACTTCGGGGACCTCCAGCCCACCAACACCTTTCAGGCCCATCAGGTGATTCACCTAGCCGCCGAGAGGGGTCAGGGAGACGCCATGAAGGAGCGCCTGCTGCGGGCCTACTTCACCGAGGGCGAGTTCCTGGGCGACCCGGAGGTGCTGGTGCGTCTGGCGGCAGAAGTGGGTCTGGACGCGGATGAGGTGCGGGCGGCCCTGGCCTCCGGCGAGCACGCCTCCGCCGTACGCCAGGACGAGGCGCAGGCCCGTGCCCTGGGGATTAACGGCGTGCCCTTCTTCGTGCTGGGGGGCAAGTACGGCGTGAGCGGCGCCCAGTCCCCCGACGTGCTGCGTTCGGCGCTGGAGCAGGTGTGGGCCGAAACCCACCCCGCGCCCCTCACCCTGCTGGCGCAGGACGCCCCCGCCGAGGGCTGCGAGGGCGACGCCTGCGCGGTGCCCGGAACGGCGAACCAGACCTGA
- a CDS encoding GNAT family N-acetyltransferase, protein MTHTLRRATPADAPAVARQRAQMFVDMGTLTPEAAAQEVPLWTDWLRGALASGEYVGVLAEWEGTVVGGAGLMVFPKMPTLDDPATRKGHILNVSVDPAHRRRGLAESLMEAMLEEVRERALRQITLNAAPMGRRIYERLGFVESTHPELRLILEPPA, encoded by the coding sequence ATGACACACACGCTACGCCGCGCCACCCCCGCCGACGCCCCTGCCGTCGCCCGGCAGCGGGCGCAGATGTTCGTGGACATGGGGACCCTGACCCCAGAAGCTGCTGCGCAGGAGGTGCCCCTCTGGACCGACTGGCTGCGCGGGGCGCTCGCGTCCGGCGAGTACGTGGGCGTGCTGGCCGAGTGGGAGGGGACGGTGGTGGGCGGCGCGGGGCTGATGGTCTTTCCCAAGATGCCCACCCTGGACGACCCCGCGACCCGGAAAGGCCATATCCTCAACGTCTCCGTGGACCCTGCCCACCGTCGCCGGGGACTGGCCGAGTCGCTGATGGAGGCCATGCTGGAGGAGGTCCGGGAGCGGGCGCTGCGGCAGATCACCCTCAATGCCGCGCCGATGGGCCGCCGGATCTACGAGCGGCTGGGCTTCGTGGAGTCCACCCACCCCGAGCTGCGCCTGATCCTGGAGCCGCCCGCATGA
- the msrB gene encoding peptide-methionine (R)-S-oxide reductase MsrB codes for MTTDPARPPFVKPSDEELRQRLTPMQYRVTQQEGTERAFTGEYWDHEEPGLYVDVVSGEPLFSSLDKYDAGCGWPSFTRPLPGTSLAENTDYKIGYARTEVRSQAADSHLGHVFPDGPQEEGGLRYCINSAALRFVPVAELEAQGYGEYLSLFQK; via the coding sequence ATGACCACCGACCCGGCCCGGCCCCCCTTCGTCAAGCCCAGCGACGAGGAATTGCGTCAGCGGCTCACGCCCATGCAGTACCGGGTGACCCAGCAGGAGGGCACCGAGCGGGCCTTTACCGGCGAGTACTGGGACCACGAGGAACCCGGCCTCTACGTGGACGTGGTGTCGGGCGAGCCGCTCTTTTCCAGCCTCGACAAGTACGACGCGGGCTGCGGCTGGCCTTCCTTCACCCGCCCGCTGCCGGGCACGTCCCTGGCCGAGAACACCGACTACAAGATCGGCTACGCCCGCACCGAGGTCCGCTCGCAGGCGGCCGACTCGCACCTCGGCCACGTCTTTCCGGACGGCCCGCAGGAGGAGGGCGGCCTGCGCTACTGCATCAACTCGGCGGCGCTGCGTTTCGTGCCCGTGGCCGAGCTGGAAGCACAGGGCTACGGCGAGTACCTGAGCCTGTTCCAGAAGTAA
- a CDS encoding carboxylesterase/lipase family protein, whose protein sequence is MQARVTEGVLVGREGDGVRVWQGIPFAAPPVGDRRWRAPQPPALWVGERDASRPGNACLQPARADGGGGGVRGSEDCMYLNVTAPANARNAPVMVWVHGGSFRSGAGSDYDARVLAREQGVVVVTVNYRLGALGFLAAPELLEGRTVGNYGLLDQQAALRWVRANAASFGGDPRNVTLFGESAGGMSVCAQLASPGAAGLFDKAILQSGPCTPEINTVPVTQALKTGAAYARALGCPEGDAACLRRVPAERLLTTQVPGTRAPGTVALPPVYGDGTVPVGPAEAFRRGEVHRVPLIVGSNQDEGTLFVAPLGAQRDLPRWQYVVLVALLERWNAPRVLANYATRDYETVGLAAAAIAGDGLFACPVNDLSRDLARVTPVYAYEFRDRTAPINLPATATVPRYGAYHAAEIISVFGTPLPGLASPAQFTPAQADLARTIRAYWGNFARTGNPNGVGVPGWTRLDPARGNVLSLAPGVIGERLDFRQEHRCEVWSH, encoded by the coding sequence GTGCAGGCGCGGGTCACCGAGGGGGTGCTCGTGGGCCGCGAGGGGGACGGCGTGCGCGTGTGGCAGGGCATTCCGTTCGCCGCGCCCCCCGTGGGGGACCGCCGCTGGAGGGCGCCGCAGCCTCCCGCCCTGTGGGTGGGCGAGCGCGACGCCTCGCGCCCCGGCAACGCCTGCCTGCAACCCGCCCGGGCGGACGGTGGCGGGGGTGGGGTGCGCGGGTCGGAGGACTGCATGTACCTCAACGTGACGGCCCCGGCGAACGCCCGGAATGCCCCGGTGATGGTCTGGGTGCACGGCGGCTCCTTCCGCTCGGGCGCGGGCAGCGACTACGACGCGCGGGTGCTGGCCCGAGAGCAGGGCGTGGTCGTGGTCACGGTGAACTACCGCCTGGGGGCGCTGGGCTTTCTCGCCGCGCCGGAGCTGCTGGAGGGGCGCACGGTGGGCAATTACGGCCTGCTCGACCAGCAGGCGGCCCTGCGCTGGGTGCGGGCAAACGCGGCCTCGTTCGGGGGCGACCCGCGCAACGTGACTCTCTTCGGGGAGTCGGCGGGCGGCATGAGTGTGTGCGCCCAGCTCGCCTCGCCGGGCGCGGCGGGCCTCTTTGACAAGGCCATCCTCCAGAGCGGCCCCTGCACCCCCGAGATCAACACCGTGCCCGTGACCCAGGCGCTGAAGACCGGGGCCGCCTACGCCCGCGCCCTGGGCTGCCCGGAGGGGGACGCCGCCTGCCTGCGCCGGGTGCCCGCCGAGCGGCTGCTGACGACCCAGGTTCCCGGCACGCGGGCGCCCGGCACCGTCGCCCTGCCCCCCGTCTACGGCGACGGCACCGTACCCGTGGGTCCCGCCGAGGCCTTCCGCCGGGGCGAGGTTCACCGCGTTCCCCTGATCGTGGGGAGCAATCAGGACGAGGGGACCCTCTTCGTGGCGCCGCTGGGGGCGCAGCGGGACCTGCCGCGCTGGCAGTACGTCGTCCTCGTCGCGCTGCTGGAACGCTGGAACGCGCCGCGCGTGCTCGCCAACTACGCCACCCGCGACTACGAGACGGTGGGGCTGGCCGCCGCCGCCATCGCCGGAGACGGCCTGTTCGCCTGCCCGGTGAACGACCTGTCGCGTGACCTGGCCCGCGTGACGCCCGTGTACGCCTACGAGTTCCGCGACCGCACGGCCCCCATCAACCTGCCCGCCACCGCCACAGTGCCGCGCTACGGGGCCTACCACGCCGCCGAGATCATCAGCGTGTTCGGCACCCCGCTGCCCGGCCTCGCCAGCCCCGCGCAGTTCACCCCCGCACAGGCCGACCTCGCCCGCACCATCCGCGCCTACTGGGGCAACTTCGCCCGCACGGGGAATCCCAACGGTGTAGGCGTGCCGGGGTGGACCCGCCTTGACCCCGCCCGGGGCAACGTGTTGAGCCTCGCCCCTGGCGTGATCGGCGAACGCCTCGACTTCCGCCAGGAACACCGCTGCGAGGTCTGGAGCCATTGA
- a CDS encoding LysE/ArgO family amino acid transporter, with product MPPFLRGLSLGLSLIVAIGPQNAFVLRQGLIRRHALLAALACSLCDTLLISFGVLGVGALLARNLALTLIGTLAGAAFLLWYGGRSFQAARSPGSLETSGTGERTPRAVIATAAAFSLLNPHALLDTVVLIGGASAGLDDRARVAFLGGTVTASWLWFFALALLAGRLAPLMRSARAWRVLDVLIGVVMWAIAAGLVASLLHQ from the coding sequence GTGCCTCCTTTCCTGCGCGGCCTGAGCCTGGGCCTCTCGCTGATCGTCGCCATCGGGCCACAAAATGCCTTCGTGCTGCGGCAGGGACTGATCCGGCGCCACGCGCTGCTCGCTGCGCTGGCCTGCTCGCTGTGCGACACCCTGCTGATCAGCTTCGGCGTGCTGGGCGTGGGCGCCCTGCTGGCGCGGAACTTGGCCCTGACGCTGATCGGGACGCTGGCAGGCGCGGCCTTCCTGCTGTGGTACGGGGGGCGGTCCTTCCAGGCGGCGCGGTCGCCCGGCTCGCTGGAGACGAGCGGGACAGGCGAGAGAACTCCGCGTGCCGTGATCGCCACCGCCGCCGCCTTCAGCTTGCTCAACCCGCACGCGCTGCTCGACACGGTGGTACTTATCGGCGGAGCAAGCGCGGGGTTGGACGACCGGGCACGGGTGGCGTTTCTGGGAGGCACGGTGACGGCCTCGTGGCTGTGGTTCTTCGCCTTGGCCTTGCTCGCGGGCCGCCTCGCCCCTTTGATGCGCTCGGCGCGGGCGTGGCGGGTGCTCGACGTGCTGATCGGGGTGGTGATGTGGGCGATTGCGGCGGGGTTGGTCGCCAGCCTGCTTCATCAATAG
- the carB gene encoding carbamoyl-phosphate synthase large subunit, with product MPKRTDLQTILILGSGPIQIGQAAEFDYSGTQALKALKKEGYRVVLVNSNPATIMTDPDLADATYLEPLTPEFVRKVIEKERPDALLPTLGGQTALNLAMELNANGTLAEFGVELIGANAEAIHKGEDREAFQAAMKKIGVETARGKMVHSMEEAVEYQKEIGLPIVIRPSFTLGGTGGGIAHTYEDFLKITEGGLRDSPVHSVLLEESILGWKEYELEVMRDHADTVVIITSIENFDPMGVHTGDSITVAPAQTLSDVEYQRLRDQSLAIIREIGVDTGGSNIQFAVNPDNGRVIVIEMNPRVSRSSALASKATGFPIAKIAALLAVGYHLDELPNDITRSTPASFEPSIDYVVTKIPRFAFEKFPGTPDALGTQMRSVGEVMAIGRTFKESVQKALRSIEADVRGTFAIMSDDELRGLLYGNPRRIEAVLELLRRGEGVSALHDATKIDRWFLGQLQEIVDAEKEILDLGPLQNWKYEIWREVKRLGFSDARLGELVGLSELEVRELRKAAKATPVYKTVDTCAAEFEAYTPYHYSTYEWEDEVTPTDKPKVVILGSGPNRIGQGVEFDYATVHAVWALQEAGYETIMVNSNPETVSTDYDTADRLYFEPLTFEDVMNIVEHEKPVGVIVQLGGQTPLKLARRLADAGAPIIGTPPATIHEAEDRASFNALCERLGLPQPKGKVAETPAQALSLAAELGFPLMARPSYVLGGRAMRTVRSMEELTTYLDEVYAAVEGQPSILLDQFLEGALELDVDTLCDGERAVVAGVMEHVEAAGVHSGDSACVLPPVNLSPELMARVKADTERLALELGVRGLMNVQWAVKDGVAYILEANPRASRTVPFVSKAVNHPLAKSAARIAVGQTLAQIGFTETPTPPMYSVKEVHLPFLKFGGVLPVLGPEMKSTGESMGIDTDPYLAFYRAELGAKSNLPREGTALLLGDGLDGVAATLEGAGLRVIREQEGGTLPDLLIDVTASPLLRTALERGKPIVSTREGAEWTARAIGAAKGRELGVRSLQEWQQGKPVGA from the coding sequence ATGCCCAAGCGTACCGACCTCCAGACGATCCTTATCCTCGGCAGCGGCCCCATTCAGATCGGGCAGGCGGCCGAGTTCGACTATTCGGGCACGCAGGCCCTCAAGGCGCTGAAAAAGGAGGGGTACCGCGTCGTGCTGGTCAACAGCAACCCGGCGACGATCATGACCGACCCCGACCTCGCGGACGCCACATACCTCGAGCCGCTGACCCCGGAGTTCGTGCGCAAGGTGATCGAGAAAGAGCGCCCCGACGCCCTGCTCCCCACCCTGGGCGGGCAGACGGCCCTGAACCTGGCGATGGAACTGAACGCCAACGGCACCCTCGCCGAGTTCGGTGTGGAACTCATCGGCGCGAACGCCGAGGCCATCCACAAGGGCGAGGACCGCGAGGCGTTTCAGGCCGCCATGAAGAAGATCGGCGTGGAGACGGCGCGCGGGAAGATGGTGCATTCGATGGAAGAGGCCGTGGAGTACCAGAAGGAGATCGGCCTTCCCATCGTCATCCGGCCCTCCTTCACGCTGGGCGGCACGGGCGGCGGCATCGCGCACACCTACGAGGACTTCCTGAAGATCACCGAGGGCGGCCTGCGCGACTCGCCGGTGCATTCGGTCCTGCTCGAGGAGTCCATCCTGGGCTGGAAGGAGTACGAGCTGGAGGTCATGCGCGACCACGCCGACACGGTGGTCATCATCACCTCCATCGAGAACTTCGACCCGATGGGCGTGCACACCGGGGACTCCATCACGGTGGCCCCGGCGCAGACCCTCAGCGACGTGGAGTACCAGCGGCTGCGGGACCAGTCGCTCGCCATCATCCGCGAGATCGGGGTAGACACGGGCGGCTCCAACATCCAGTTTGCAGTGAATCCCGACAACGGGCGCGTCATCGTGATCGAGATGAACCCGCGCGTCAGCCGCTCCTCGGCGCTGGCGAGCAAGGCGACCGGCTTTCCCATCGCCAAGATCGCCGCCCTGCTCGCGGTGGGCTACCACCTCGACGAGCTGCCGAACGACATCACCCGCTCCACGCCCGCCTCGTTCGAGCCCAGCATCGACTACGTGGTCACCAAGATTCCGCGCTTCGCCTTCGAGAAGTTCCCCGGCACCCCCGACGCGCTGGGCACCCAGATGCGGAGCGTGGGCGAAGTGATGGCGATCGGTCGCACCTTTAAGGAGAGCGTGCAGAAGGCGCTGCGGAGCATCGAAGCGGACGTGCGCGGCACGTTTGCGATCATGTCCGACGACGAGTTGCGCGGCCTGCTGTACGGCAACCCAAGGCGTATTGAGGCCGTCCTAGAACTGCTGCGGCGGGGCGAGGGTGTGTCAGCCCTCCACGACGCGACGAAGATTGACCGCTGGTTCCTGGGGCAATTGCAGGAGATCGTGGACGCCGAGAAGGAAATCCTCGACCTCGGCCCTCTCCAGAACTGGAAGTACGAAATCTGGCGCGAGGTCAAGCGGCTGGGCTTTTCCGACGCGCGGCTGGGCGAACTCGTGGGGCTGAGCGAACTGGAGGTGCGCGAACTCCGCAAGGCGGCCAAAGCCACCCCGGTCTACAAGACGGTGGACACCTGCGCCGCCGAGTTCGAGGCGTACACGCCCTACCACTACTCGACCTACGAGTGGGAGGACGAGGTGACGCCGACCGACAAGCCGAAGGTGGTCATCCTGGGCAGCGGCCCCAACCGCATCGGGCAGGGGGTGGAGTTCGATTACGCGACCGTCCACGCCGTCTGGGCGCTTCAGGAGGCGGGCTATGAGACGATCATGGTCAACTCCAACCCGGAGACGGTCAGCACCGACTACGACACCGCCGACCGCCTGTACTTCGAGCCGCTGACCTTCGAGGACGTGATGAACATCGTCGAGCACGAGAAGCCCGTGGGCGTGATCGTGCAGCTCGGCGGACAGACGCCCCTCAAGCTGGCGCGGCGGCTGGCGGACGCGGGCGCCCCGATCATCGGCACCCCCCCGGCGACGATCCACGAGGCGGAGGACCGCGCCTCCTTCAACGCCCTGTGCGAGCGGCTGGGGCTGCCGCAGCCGAAGGGCAAGGTGGCCGAGACGCCCGCGCAGGCGCTCTCGCTGGCCGCCGAACTCGGCTTCCCGCTGATGGCCCGGCCCTCCTACGTGCTGGGGGGCCGCGCGATGCGGACGGTGCGGAGCATGGAGGAGCTGACGACCTACCTGGACGAGGTGTACGCCGCCGTCGAGGGGCAGCCGTCCATCCTGCTCGACCAGTTTCTGGAGGGCGCCCTGGAGCTCGACGTGGACACCCTCTGCGACGGGGAGCGGGCGGTCGTGGCGGGCGTCATGGAGCACGTCGAGGCCGCCGGGGTCCACTCGGGCGACTCCGCGTGCGTGCTGCCCCCGGTGAACCTCTCCCCCGAACTGATGGCGCGCGTGAAGGCCGACACGGAACGCCTCGCCCTGGAGCTGGGCGTGCGGGGCCTGATGAACGTGCAGTGGGCGGTGAAGGACGGCGTGGCGTACATTCTGGAGGCCAACCCGCGGGCCAGCCGCACCGTGCCCTTCGTCTCCAAGGCCGTGAACCACCCGCTCGCCAAGAGTGCCGCGCGGATCGCCGTGGGGCAGACGCTGGCGCAGATCGGCTTCACCGAGACGCCCACGCCCCCCATGTACTCGGTCAAGGAGGTCCACCTGCCCTTCCTGAAGTTTGGGGGGGTGCTGCCCGTCCTCGGCCCGGAGATGAAGAGCACGGGCGAGAGCATGGGCATCGACACGGACCCGTATCTCGCCTTCTACCGCGCGGAGCTGGGGGCCAAGAGCAACCTGCCCAGGGAGGGTACGGCGCTCCTCCTCGGGGACGGCCTGGACGGGGTGGCCGCCACGCTGGAGGGCGCGGGGCTGCGGGTCATCCGCGAGCAGGAAGGGGGCACACTGCCCGACCTCCTCATCGACGTGACCGCCTCGCCGCTCCTCCGCACCGCCCTGGAACGCGGCAAGCCCATCGTCAGCACCCGCGAAGGCGCTGAGTGGACGGCCAGGGCGATAGGGGCGGCGAAGGGGCGGGAGTTGGGGGTGCGGAGCTTGCAGGAGTGGCAACAGGGAAAGCCGGTTGGCGCCTGA
- a CDS encoding GNAT family N-acetyltransferase, with translation MIRPATPTDAAAFHAVMMAAGMDPRSSWSRTRPEDVAWSLGQGGGFLAWEGERAVGCVGWRPDGTETLTLNKLATLPDVRGQGLGAALVRAVEEVAARDGYARVLLAVSQYNLEVVPFYERLGYRVDEEAVYAHANPASPPPLVLVKEVR, from the coding sequence ATGATCCGCCCCGCGACCCCCACCGACGCTGCCGCTTTCCACGCGGTGATGATGGCCGCCGGGATGGACCCGCGCTCCAGTTGGAGCCGCACCCGGCCGGAGGACGTGGCCTGGAGCCTGGGCCAGGGCGGGGGCTTCCTCGCCTGGGAGGGGGAACGGGCGGTGGGCTGCGTGGGCTGGCGCCCCGATGGAACGGAAACCTTGACCCTCAACAAGCTGGCGACCCTCCCGGACGTGCGGGGGCAGGGCCTCGGCGCCGCGCTGGTGCGGGCGGTGGAGGAGGTCGCGGCGCGGGACGGCTACGCCCGCGTGTTGCTGGCCGTCAGCCAGTACAACCTCGAAGTCGTCCCCTTCTATGAGCGCCTGGGCTACCGGGTGGATGAGGAGGCCGTGTACGCGCACGCGAACCCGGCGAGTCCGCCGCCGCTGGTGCTGGTGAAGGAGGTCCGGTGA
- a CDS encoding argininosuccinate synthase, with protein sequence MTQADRPKIVLAYSGGLDTSIILKWLQTERGYDVVAFTADLGQGDEVEEARVKALNTGAVAAYALDLREEFVRDYVFPMFRSSALYEGYYLLGTSIARPLIAKKMVEIAGQEGAVAVSHGATGKGNDQVRFEMTAYALKPDIVTVAPWRDWDFQGRADLEAFAREHGIPVPTTQKDPWSMDANLLHISFEGGILEDPWNEPPAHMFKLTVSPEDAPDQPEYVEVEFENGDAVAIGGERLSPAALLQKANELGGKHGVGRIDLVENRFVGMKSRGVYETPGGTLLYHARRAVESLTLDREVLHQRDALSPKYAELVYNGFWFAPEREALQVYIDHVARSVTGTARLKLYKGNCTVVGRKAPRSLYDKDLVSFEAGGDYNQHDAGAFIKLNALRMRVQARVEAKAGQKEVERV encoded by the coding sequence ATGACCCAAGCCGACCGACCCAAGATTGTCCTCGCCTACTCGGGCGGGCTGGATACCTCCATCATCCTGAAGTGGCTGCAAACCGAGCGCGGCTACGACGTGGTGGCTTTTACTGCCGACCTCGGGCAGGGGGACGAGGTCGAAGAAGCACGGGTCAAGGCGCTGAACACGGGCGCCGTGGCCGCCTACGCCCTCGACCTGCGCGAGGAGTTCGTGCGCGACTACGTGTTCCCGATGTTCCGCTCCTCGGCGCTGTATGAGGGTTACTACCTGCTGGGCACCTCGATTGCCCGGCCCCTGATCGCCAAGAAGATGGTCGAGATCGCCGGGCAGGAGGGCGCGGTCGCCGTCTCGCACGGGGCGACGGGCAAGGGCAACGATCAGGTGCGCTTCGAGATGACGGCCTACGCGCTCAAGCCCGACATCGTGACGGTGGCTCCCTGGCGCGACTGGGACTTCCAGGGCCGCGCCGACCTCGAAGCCTTCGCCCGCGAGCACGGCATCCCGGTGCCCACCACCCAGAAGGACCCCTGGAGCATGGACGCCAACCTGCTGCACATCTCCTTCGAGGGCGGGATTCTGGAAGACCCCTGGAACGAGCCGCCCGCGCACATGTTCAAGCTCACCGTCAGCCCGGAAGACGCGCCTGACCAGCCCGAATACGTGGAGGTCGAGTTCGAGAATGGGGACGCGGTGGCGATTGGCGGCGAGCGCCTCAGCCCCGCCGCCCTGCTGCAGAAGGCCAACGAACTCGGTGGAAAGCATGGGGTGGGCCGCATTGACCTCGTGGAAAACCGCTTCGTGGGCATGAAGTCGCGCGGCGTGTACGAGACGCCCGGCGGCACCCTGCTCTACCACGCCCGCCGCGCGGTGGAGAGCCTGACCCTCGACCGCGAGGTGCTGCACCAGCGCGACGCCCTGAGTCCCAAGTACGCCGAACTCGTCTACAACGGCTTCTGGTTCGCCCCCGAGCGCGAGGCCCTCCAGGTCTACATCGACCACGTGGCCCGGAGCGTGACGGGCACCGCCCGCCTGAAGCTGTACAAGGGCAACTGCACCGTGGTGGGCCGCAAGGCTCCTCGGAGCCTGTACGACAAGGACCTCGTGTCCTTTGAGGCGGGCGGCGACTACAACCAGCACGACGCGGGGGCCTTTATCAAGCTCAATGCCCTGCGGATGCGGGTGCAGGCGCGGGTCGAGGCGAAGGCCGGGCAGAAGGAAGTCGAGCGGGTCTGA